A genomic window from Babylonia areolata isolate BAREFJ2019XMU chromosome 9, ASM4173473v1, whole genome shotgun sequence includes:
- the LOC143286081 gene encoding uncharacterized protein LOC143286081 isoform X1, protein MATASVTASLWGRCSLLCCVTFLGCFPIVLCYTPEVIRVKCRDTIDLRGLNLDSGLVESDLPEKIPIYPHEDERCDMYLSFSEGSEMMFYFDDLELYSSDRSRCDSTNVEFFDGSDSTAVKGLGGQICGKQEEMPTGVYYVLNHLLIIRANSNGVVQGKGFRIHFTIYRRGYPCSRDEFSCEVYDAHSGSQGFRRCIDQQLVCDDWNDCGDWADEHQNCNDLTGGAIAAIVLVALGLIALVIGLVIFCKIRRQREIRRLGEKESAAGLLHKDMSFSSSRGGGGFMSPFSISNETLERDKYVPRYSTGRNSSRRGQIPTTAPGYEEHPPPYTEKPLPDESRSSDLGIDEDRPRTRQKGRRPEPEPDEVFEGEEEEPPRMRRGRSRSQEGRQASAPRDDRYPAKRDDDDPDTPRAERHSRDWPEDRRQPRDDRYPSRRDDRDSPPSRRDDRDRPASRYDDRDRPASRYDDRDRPSGRYDDRDRPASRYDDRDRPSSRNDQRDRDRERDRDRPRSRHDDRDRDRDRDMERDRDRPSSRYDDRDREARRERPVSRRAPLGEEEDDMMDQLHPLRERKRRSMHTDSDDPDKSREDTRDRPRRDDYDEEEDRRHDRSRRPRDSNDLHPPARAPEARSSSSRDPDRGGEEGDRPRRGGGGGGSSRNGTRGPDRQRTPAKPAPPPDDSYEDVQYPPPPRRSRNDSPPPPPPPPPPADPEDSPPRNRQRRSRSREGQDRPRSHHHHGEERERGGGRGRGGGEEEEGRRPRGSYGGFREESV, encoded by the exons ATGGCGACTGCGTCAGTGACAGCGTCCCTTTGGGGTCGTtgttcattgttgtgttgtgtgactttTCTTGGATGTTTTCCTATTGTTTTGTGCTACACTCCAG agGTGATCAGGGTGAAGTGCCGGGACACAATCGACCTGCGAGGTTTGAACCTGGACTCGGGCCTGGTGGAGTCGGACCTGCCGGAGAAGATCCCCATCTACCCTCACGAGGACGAGCGGTGCGACATGTACCTGAGCTTCTCCGAGGGCAGCGAGATGATGTTCTACTTTGACGACCTCGAGCTCTACAGCAGCGACCGCTCGCGCTGCGACAGCACGAACGTGGAGTTCTTCGATGGTTCCGACAGCACGGCTGTGAaag gtCTGGGTGGGCAGATCTGCGGGAAGCAGGAGGAGATGCCGACAGGTGTGTACTACGTGCTGAACCACCTGCTGATCATCCGGGCCAACTCCAACGGCGTGGTGCAGGGCAAGGGCTTCAGGATTCACTTCACCATCTACAGGAGAGGAT ACCCGTGCTCCCGGGACGAGTTCAGCTGCGAGGTGTACGACGCGCACAGCGGCAGCCAGGGCTTCCGGCGCTGCATTGACCAGCAGCTGGTGTGTGACGACTGGAACGACTGCGGCGATTGGGCGGACGAGCATCAGAACTGCAACGACCTGACTGGGGGCGCCATCGCGGCCATCGTGCTCGTGGCGCTGGGTCTGATCGCCCTCGTCATAGGGCTCGTCATCTTCTGCAAGATCCGCCGCCAGCGAGAGATCCGTCGCCTCGGGGAGAAGGAGTCGGCGGCG GGTCTCCTGCACAAA GACATGTCCTTCAGCAGCAGCCGTGGCGGAGGAGGCTTCATGTCCCCCTTCTCCATCTCCAACGAGACGCTCGAGAGAGACAAGTACGTCCCGCGATACTCCACGGGACGCAACTCCTCCCGCCGCGGCCAGATCCCAACTACTGCCCCGGGCTACGAGGAGCACCCGCCCCCCTACACGGAAAAACCCCTCCCGGACGAAAGCCGCAGCAGCGATTTGGGGATCGACGAGGATCGTCCCCGGACCAGACAGAAGGGGAGGCGGCCTGAACCGGAGCCTGACGAGGTgtttgagggggaggaggaggagcctcCGAGGATGAGGCGGGGAAGGAGTCGGAGCCAGGAGGGGAGGCAGGCCTCGGCACCCCgagatgacag ATACCCAGCCAAGCGTGACGACGATGACCCAGACACACCCCGCGCTGAGCGCCACTCCCGTGACTGGCCCGAGGACCGCCGTCAACCCAGAGACGACCGCTACCCTTCCAGACGCGACGACCGCGACTCTCCCCCGAGTCGACGCGACGACCGGGACCGGCCTGCTAGTCGCTATGACGACAGGGACCGGCCCGCTAGTCGCTATGACGACAGGGACCGCCCCTCTGGTCGCTATGACGACAGGGACCGGCCCGCTAGTCGCTATGACGACAGGGACCGCCCTTCGAGCCGCAAcgaccagagagacagggacagggaacgAGACCGTGACCGTCCCCGAAGTCGTCATGACGACAGAGaccgggacagagacagagacatggaaagagacagggaccGACCTTCCAGCCGTTACGACGACAGAGACCGGGAGGCGAGGAGAGAGCGGCCCGTTTCTCGACGAGCGCCgctaggggaggaggaggacgacatgATGGACCAGCTCCACCCGCTCCGCGAGCGGAAGCGGCGCTCCATGCACACCGACTCCGACGACCCCGACAAGTCCCGCGAGGACACCCGGGACCGACCCCGTCGGGACGAttacgacgaggaggaggaccgcCGGCACGACCGCTCCCGCCGCCCACGTGACAGCAACGACCTTCATCCCCCTGCGCGAGCCCCGGAAGCGAGGTCCTCTTCGTCGCGAGACCCTGAccggggcggggaggagggagatCGACCccggcgaggaggagggggaggggggtcatccCGGAACGGCACCCGCGGCCCTGACAGACAGCGGACTCCCGCCAAGCCCGCCCCGCCCCCCGACGACAGCTATGAGGACGTGCAGTACCCACCGCCCCCCCGCCGCTCTCGCAACGACTCccccccgccgccgccgccgccgccgccgcctgcAGACCCCGAGGATTCCCCGCCCAGAAACCGCCAACGCCGGAGCCGGAGCCGGGAGGGCCAGGACCGACCCCGCTCTCATCACCACCACGGTGAGGagcgggagagaggagggggccgTGGCCgaggaggcggggaggaggaggaggggcgcaGGCCAAGGGGGTCCTACGGAGGCTTCAGGGAGGAGAGCGTGTGA
- the LOC143286081 gene encoding uncharacterized protein LOC143286081 isoform X3: MATASVTASLWGRCSLLCCVTFLGCFPIVLCYTPEVIRVKCRDTIDLRGLNLDSGLVESDLPEKIPIYPHEDERCDMYLSFSEGSEMMFYFDDLELYSSDRSRCDSTNVEFFDGSDSTAVKGLGGQICGKQEEMPTGVYYVLNHLLIIRANSNGVVQGKGFRIHFTIYRRGYPCSRDEFSCEVYDAHSGSQGFRRCIDQQLVCDDWNDCGDWADEHQNCNDLTGGAIAAIVLVALGLIALVIGLVIFCKIRRQREIRRLGEKESAADMSFSSSRGGGGFMSPFSISNETLERDKYVPRYSTGRNSSRRGQIPTTAPGYEEHPPPYTEKPLPDESRSSDLGIDEDRPRTRQKGRRPEPEPDEVFEGEEEEPPRMRRGRSRSQEGRQASAPRDDRYPAKRDDDDPDTPRAERHSRDWPEDRRQPRDDRYPSRRDDRDSPPSRRDDRDRPASRYDDRDRPASRYDDRDRPSGRYDDRDRPASRYDDRDRPSSRNDQRDRDRERDRDRPRSRHDDRDRDRDRDMERDRDRPSSRYDDRDREARRERPVSRRAPLGEEEDDMMDQLHPLRERKRRSMHTDSDDPDKSREDTRDRPRRDDYDEEEDRRHDRSRRPRDSNDLHPPARAPEARSSSSRDPDRGGEEGDRPRRGGGGGGSSRNGTRGPDRQRTPAKPAPPPDDSYEDVQYPPPPRRSRNDSPPPPPPPPPPADPEDSPPRNRQRRSRSREGQDRPRSHHHHGEERERGGGRGRGGGEEEEGRRPRGSYGGFREESV; the protein is encoded by the exons ATGGCGACTGCGTCAGTGACAGCGTCCCTTTGGGGTCGTtgttcattgttgtgttgtgtgactttTCTTGGATGTTTTCCTATTGTTTTGTGCTACACTCCAG agGTGATCAGGGTGAAGTGCCGGGACACAATCGACCTGCGAGGTTTGAACCTGGACTCGGGCCTGGTGGAGTCGGACCTGCCGGAGAAGATCCCCATCTACCCTCACGAGGACGAGCGGTGCGACATGTACCTGAGCTTCTCCGAGGGCAGCGAGATGATGTTCTACTTTGACGACCTCGAGCTCTACAGCAGCGACCGCTCGCGCTGCGACAGCACGAACGTGGAGTTCTTCGATGGTTCCGACAGCACGGCTGTGAaag gtCTGGGTGGGCAGATCTGCGGGAAGCAGGAGGAGATGCCGACAGGTGTGTACTACGTGCTGAACCACCTGCTGATCATCCGGGCCAACTCCAACGGCGTGGTGCAGGGCAAGGGCTTCAGGATTCACTTCACCATCTACAGGAGAGGAT ACCCGTGCTCCCGGGACGAGTTCAGCTGCGAGGTGTACGACGCGCACAGCGGCAGCCAGGGCTTCCGGCGCTGCATTGACCAGCAGCTGGTGTGTGACGACTGGAACGACTGCGGCGATTGGGCGGACGAGCATCAGAACTGCAACGACCTGACTGGGGGCGCCATCGCGGCCATCGTGCTCGTGGCGCTGGGTCTGATCGCCCTCGTCATAGGGCTCGTCATCTTCTGCAAGATCCGCCGCCAGCGAGAGATCCGTCGCCTCGGGGAGAAGGAGTCGGCGGCG GACATGTCCTTCAGCAGCAGCCGTGGCGGAGGAGGCTTCATGTCCCCCTTCTCCATCTCCAACGAGACGCTCGAGAGAGACAAGTACGTCCCGCGATACTCCACGGGACGCAACTCCTCCCGCCGCGGCCAGATCCCAACTACTGCCCCGGGCTACGAGGAGCACCCGCCCCCCTACACGGAAAAACCCCTCCCGGACGAAAGCCGCAGCAGCGATTTGGGGATCGACGAGGATCGTCCCCGGACCAGACAGAAGGGGAGGCGGCCTGAACCGGAGCCTGACGAGGTgtttgagggggaggaggaggagcctcCGAGGATGAGGCGGGGAAGGAGTCGGAGCCAGGAGGGGAGGCAGGCCTCGGCACCCCgagatgacag ATACCCAGCCAAGCGTGACGACGATGACCCAGACACACCCCGCGCTGAGCGCCACTCCCGTGACTGGCCCGAGGACCGCCGTCAACCCAGAGACGACCGCTACCCTTCCAGACGCGACGACCGCGACTCTCCCCCGAGTCGACGCGACGACCGGGACCGGCCTGCTAGTCGCTATGACGACAGGGACCGGCCCGCTAGTCGCTATGACGACAGGGACCGCCCCTCTGGTCGCTATGACGACAGGGACCGGCCCGCTAGTCGCTATGACGACAGGGACCGCCCTTCGAGCCGCAAcgaccagagagacagggacagggaacgAGACCGTGACCGTCCCCGAAGTCGTCATGACGACAGAGaccgggacagagacagagacatggaaagagacagggaccGACCTTCCAGCCGTTACGACGACAGAGACCGGGAGGCGAGGAGAGAGCGGCCCGTTTCTCGACGAGCGCCgctaggggaggaggaggacgacatgATGGACCAGCTCCACCCGCTCCGCGAGCGGAAGCGGCGCTCCATGCACACCGACTCCGACGACCCCGACAAGTCCCGCGAGGACACCCGGGACCGACCCCGTCGGGACGAttacgacgaggaggaggaccgcCGGCACGACCGCTCCCGCCGCCCACGTGACAGCAACGACCTTCATCCCCCTGCGCGAGCCCCGGAAGCGAGGTCCTCTTCGTCGCGAGACCCTGAccggggcggggaggagggagatCGACCccggcgaggaggagggggaggggggtcatccCGGAACGGCACCCGCGGCCCTGACAGACAGCGGACTCCCGCCAAGCCCGCCCCGCCCCCCGACGACAGCTATGAGGACGTGCAGTACCCACCGCCCCCCCGCCGCTCTCGCAACGACTCccccccgccgccgccgccgccgccgccgcctgcAGACCCCGAGGATTCCCCGCCCAGAAACCGCCAACGCCGGAGCCGGAGCCGGGAGGGCCAGGACCGACCCCGCTCTCATCACCACCACGGTGAGGagcgggagagaggagggggccgTGGCCgaggaggcggggaggaggaggaggggcgcaGGCCAAGGGGGTCCTACGGAGGCTTCAGGGAGGAGAGCGTGTGA
- the LOC143286081 gene encoding uncharacterized protein LOC143286081 isoform X2, whose amino-acid sequence MATASVTASLWGRCSLLCCVTFLGCFPIVLCYTPEVIRVKCRDTIDLRGLNLDSGLVESDLPEKIPIYPHEDERCDMYLSFSEGSEMMFYFDDLELYSSDRSRCDSTNVEFFDGSDSTAVKGLGGQICGKQEEMPTGVYYVLNHLLIIRANSNGVVQGKGFRIHFTIYRRGYPCSRDEFSCEVYDAHSGSQGFRRCIDQQLVCDDWNDCGDWADEHQNCNDLTGGAIAAIVLVALGLIALVIGLVIFCKIRRQREIRRLGEKESAAVMRDMSFSSSRGGGGFMSPFSISNETLERDKYVPRYSTGRNSSRRGQIPTTAPGYEEHPPPYTEKPLPDESRSSDLGIDEDRPRTRQKGRRPEPEPDEVFEGEEEEPPRMRRGRSRSQEGRQASAPRDDRYPAKRDDDDPDTPRAERHSRDWPEDRRQPRDDRYPSRRDDRDSPPSRRDDRDRPASRYDDRDRPASRYDDRDRPSGRYDDRDRPASRYDDRDRPSSRNDQRDRDRERDRDRPRSRHDDRDRDRDRDMERDRDRPSSRYDDRDREARRERPVSRRAPLGEEEDDMMDQLHPLRERKRRSMHTDSDDPDKSREDTRDRPRRDDYDEEEDRRHDRSRRPRDSNDLHPPARAPEARSSSSRDPDRGGEEGDRPRRGGGGGGSSRNGTRGPDRQRTPAKPAPPPDDSYEDVQYPPPPRRSRNDSPPPPPPPPPPADPEDSPPRNRQRRSRSREGQDRPRSHHHHGEERERGGGRGRGGGEEEEGRRPRGSYGGFREESV is encoded by the exons ATGGCGACTGCGTCAGTGACAGCGTCCCTTTGGGGTCGTtgttcattgttgtgttgtgtgactttTCTTGGATGTTTTCCTATTGTTTTGTGCTACACTCCAG agGTGATCAGGGTGAAGTGCCGGGACACAATCGACCTGCGAGGTTTGAACCTGGACTCGGGCCTGGTGGAGTCGGACCTGCCGGAGAAGATCCCCATCTACCCTCACGAGGACGAGCGGTGCGACATGTACCTGAGCTTCTCCGAGGGCAGCGAGATGATGTTCTACTTTGACGACCTCGAGCTCTACAGCAGCGACCGCTCGCGCTGCGACAGCACGAACGTGGAGTTCTTCGATGGTTCCGACAGCACGGCTGTGAaag gtCTGGGTGGGCAGATCTGCGGGAAGCAGGAGGAGATGCCGACAGGTGTGTACTACGTGCTGAACCACCTGCTGATCATCCGGGCCAACTCCAACGGCGTGGTGCAGGGCAAGGGCTTCAGGATTCACTTCACCATCTACAGGAGAGGAT ACCCGTGCTCCCGGGACGAGTTCAGCTGCGAGGTGTACGACGCGCACAGCGGCAGCCAGGGCTTCCGGCGCTGCATTGACCAGCAGCTGGTGTGTGACGACTGGAACGACTGCGGCGATTGGGCGGACGAGCATCAGAACTGCAACGACCTGACTGGGGGCGCCATCGCGGCCATCGTGCTCGTGGCGCTGGGTCTGATCGCCCTCGTCATAGGGCTCGTCATCTTCTGCAAGATCCGCCGCCAGCGAGAGATCCGTCGCCTCGGGGAGAAGGAGTCGGCGGCGGTAATGAGA GACATGTCCTTCAGCAGCAGCCGTGGCGGAGGAGGCTTCATGTCCCCCTTCTCCATCTCCAACGAGACGCTCGAGAGAGACAAGTACGTCCCGCGATACTCCACGGGACGCAACTCCTCCCGCCGCGGCCAGATCCCAACTACTGCCCCGGGCTACGAGGAGCACCCGCCCCCCTACACGGAAAAACCCCTCCCGGACGAAAGCCGCAGCAGCGATTTGGGGATCGACGAGGATCGTCCCCGGACCAGACAGAAGGGGAGGCGGCCTGAACCGGAGCCTGACGAGGTgtttgagggggaggaggaggagcctcCGAGGATGAGGCGGGGAAGGAGTCGGAGCCAGGAGGGGAGGCAGGCCTCGGCACCCCgagatgacag ATACCCAGCCAAGCGTGACGACGATGACCCAGACACACCCCGCGCTGAGCGCCACTCCCGTGACTGGCCCGAGGACCGCCGTCAACCCAGAGACGACCGCTACCCTTCCAGACGCGACGACCGCGACTCTCCCCCGAGTCGACGCGACGACCGGGACCGGCCTGCTAGTCGCTATGACGACAGGGACCGGCCCGCTAGTCGCTATGACGACAGGGACCGCCCCTCTGGTCGCTATGACGACAGGGACCGGCCCGCTAGTCGCTATGACGACAGGGACCGCCCTTCGAGCCGCAAcgaccagagagacagggacagggaacgAGACCGTGACCGTCCCCGAAGTCGTCATGACGACAGAGaccgggacagagacagagacatggaaagagacagggaccGACCTTCCAGCCGTTACGACGACAGAGACCGGGAGGCGAGGAGAGAGCGGCCCGTTTCTCGACGAGCGCCgctaggggaggaggaggacgacatgATGGACCAGCTCCACCCGCTCCGCGAGCGGAAGCGGCGCTCCATGCACACCGACTCCGACGACCCCGACAAGTCCCGCGAGGACACCCGGGACCGACCCCGTCGGGACGAttacgacgaggaggaggaccgcCGGCACGACCGCTCCCGCCGCCCACGTGACAGCAACGACCTTCATCCCCCTGCGCGAGCCCCGGAAGCGAGGTCCTCTTCGTCGCGAGACCCTGAccggggcggggaggagggagatCGACCccggcgaggaggagggggaggggggtcatccCGGAACGGCACCCGCGGCCCTGACAGACAGCGGACTCCCGCCAAGCCCGCCCCGCCCCCCGACGACAGCTATGAGGACGTGCAGTACCCACCGCCCCCCCGCCGCTCTCGCAACGACTCccccccgccgccgccgccgccgccgccgcctgcAGACCCCGAGGATTCCCCGCCCAGAAACCGCCAACGCCGGAGCCGGAGCCGGGAGGGCCAGGACCGACCCCGCTCTCATCACCACCACGGTGAGGagcgggagagaggagggggccgTGGCCgaggaggcggggaggaggaggaggggcgcaGGCCAAGGGGGTCCTACGGAGGCTTCAGGGAGGAGAGCGTGTGA